The following coding sequences are from one Desulfosporosinus orientis DSM 765 window:
- a CDS encoding DUF6079 family protein, producing MNKRLNRYISTSPGFQYSINVKYDLRSQTKVANYIPLAQTTSVITDVISSNIDRGSQRSRLIVGNYGTGKSHLSVVLLSIMGKVLSIESYDELLRKIQEYDPNAADIISSELTKEKMLPVVITGSDQPLEQMLLTSLQSALEEVGLNSLMPSTFYSAALKQIENWEGQYPDAFNSFKQYLLKNDIKIIELTKGLERQDKKDYNLFTLAYTHVTHGAVFQPLLQGRAEDIYLEVARQMSKRTLNGSSNFRGIFVLFDEFGKYLENAWENKDKVNLQPLQDFAEACNSSADNPIQFILVTHKPIAQYASKYGQDLVNEWKKVEGRFKTIELINQPAKVYEIISNVILKDKEYWKSYQDNNKLWINELRSQLINTRLFSDLPSPEELDKYILNGSFPLHPVLVFALPRFSQKVAQNERTVFTFLCSNEFNTLNEYLNNNEADSQFLLTLDILYDYFENQMRTMDNQDNIHTIWFQTNAALSRLDENELVAAKILKSLSVIKAIGLPTVLPATIDILKLTYSGSDIDLEKLVNSFQTLLRKRILFEGSSSGVLEFIVPGEMDIEQNLSALVAKRRTLVDPWLVLNDAFLPNPVLAKRYNDEYSMVRYFSCLYVSVNNIANLINDFEGQYGKDGLILYILPEGEGDIDKFKQILTQFSAKRVVFVVNENFETDYKELETLIRKLDALKELLKIVESGKHLEADRLEILLRLKDTETEINLILSRTFNLKKASTYYGSKIEVSINSKSSLSRFISDLCVSYFNKTPKFNNEMINKHNLTSPIINARKKVVNGLLSQYMVPKLGIIGSGPELAIFKCLLDYTRIVVEDEQSVVLADLQTLMDKGLVSTLLKLKSILTEAVEGLTIYQILEVMCNPPFGVRMGVIPILLAIVLREQKREVLLLDIKGKEFPLNAENIDNALMDPKGYLLLKENWSQEKTLLCHELEVLFKEYIDDDSSLSGPTKQIADAFRRWLFSIPRFTRDSKGLTQGAKTLRKLLKSENLTSTKLIFQEIPNLLGVQSLTCENDVTTVISRLSTLKDEIDGYLSATLVNLEQDLIRSVELGTINSPSLLASLKTWYELLPLEKRNNLYSDGTQNLIDLVSSFAGENSFDFLNRLIRSLTGLRPEDWNDQTVKGVLQIFTDMLHEIASFEYVARQEGDISASTEVEITFPQEDGTSVKRIFSKGSVSQTGNLLQNVLWSYITEYGDSVTNNEKRQIVLTILEKLVKS from the coding sequence ATGAATAAACGATTAAACAGATATATTTCCACCTCTCCAGGATTTCAATATTCTATAAATGTTAAATATGATCTTAGAAGCCAAACGAAAGTGGCGAACTATATTCCCTTAGCTCAGACTACCTCAGTTATAACGGACGTAATCTCATCAAATATTGATAGGGGTAGTCAACGTTCACGATTGATTGTGGGGAACTATGGTACCGGAAAATCACACCTTAGTGTCGTTTTACTTTCAATTATGGGGAAGGTACTCTCAATAGAATCTTATGATGAACTGTTGCGAAAAATCCAAGAATACGACCCAAATGCTGCAGATATTATTAGTTCTGAGCTTACGAAGGAAAAGATGTTACCGGTGGTTATCACTGGCTCTGATCAACCCCTTGAGCAAATGTTATTAACTAGCTTACAAAGTGCTTTAGAGGAAGTAGGGTTGAATAGCTTAATGCCCAGTACATTCTATTCAGCAGCATTAAAGCAAATTGAAAATTGGGAAGGCCAATATCCAGATGCCTTTAATTCTTTTAAACAATATTTGTTAAAGAATGATATTAAGATTATTGAGTTAACTAAGGGATTGGAAAGGCAGGACAAAAAAGACTATAATCTTTTTACGCTTGCTTATACTCATGTAACCCACGGTGCTGTATTTCAGCCTCTATTACAAGGGAGGGCAGAAGATATCTATTTAGAGGTTGCAAGACAGATGTCTAAACGAACTTTAAATGGAAGTTCAAATTTTCGGGGTATTTTCGTTCTCTTCGATGAGTTTGGGAAATATCTTGAGAATGCATGGGAAAATAAGGATAAGGTTAATCTCCAGCCTCTTCAAGACTTTGCCGAGGCTTGTAATTCGAGTGCTGATAATCCTATACAGTTTATCCTTGTAACGCATAAACCGATCGCGCAATATGCGAGCAAGTATGGTCAAGACCTTGTTAACGAGTGGAAGAAGGTTGAGGGACGGTTCAAGACGATTGAACTAATTAATCAGCCAGCCAAGGTATATGAAATCATATCGAATGTCATCTTAAAAGACAAAGAATACTGGAAATCTTATCAGGACAATAATAAGCTTTGGATAAACGAATTGAGGTCCCAGTTAATCAATACTAGGCTCTTCTCCGATCTGCCATCGCCTGAGGAATTAGACAAATATATCCTTAATGGCTCATTTCCACTTCATCCTGTTTTAGTTTTTGCATTACCAAGATTTTCACAAAAAGTAGCTCAAAATGAACGAACTGTTTTTACATTCCTCTGTAGTAATGAATTTAATACACTAAATGAGTACTTAAATAACAATGAGGCGGATTCGCAGTTTCTACTGACATTGGATATTCTTTACGACTATTTTGAAAACCAGATGAGAACAATGGATAACCAAGATAATATTCACACAATATGGTTTCAAACTAATGCAGCTCTCAGTCGTTTGGACGAAAATGAATTAGTTGCGGCTAAAATCCTAAAATCATTATCAGTTATTAAGGCTATTGGATTACCAACAGTGTTACCGGCTACAATAGATATCTTAAAACTAACTTACAGTGGATCAGACATTGATCTTGAAAAATTAGTTAACTCCTTTCAAACACTCCTACGGAAAAGAATACTTTTCGAAGGCAGTTCTTCTGGTGTACTTGAATTTATAGTGCCTGGAGAAATGGACATTGAACAGAATCTCAGTGCTCTTGTAGCTAAACGAAGAACACTCGTTGATCCTTGGTTGGTATTAAATGATGCATTCCTACCTAATCCTGTGTTGGCTAAACGCTATAACGATGAGTATTCAATGGTAAGGTATTTTTCATGCCTTTATGTCTCAGTCAACAATATAGCTAACCTGATAAATGATTTTGAGGGCCAATATGGTAAGGATGGCTTGATTCTTTATATATTACCAGAAGGCGAGGGTGACATTGATAAATTTAAACAGATACTCACCCAGTTTAGTGCTAAAAGAGTCGTCTTTGTTGTCAACGAGAACTTTGAAACTGATTATAAAGAATTAGAAACGCTTATTAGGAAGCTTGATGCATTAAAGGAACTACTGAAGATAGTGGAAAGTGGCAAGCATCTAGAAGCAGATCGCTTAGAAATACTACTTAGACTTAAAGACACTGAAACTGAAATTAATTTGATTTTAAGCCGAACATTTAATTTAAAAAAGGCTTCCACGTATTATGGTTCAAAAATAGAAGTAAGCATAAATAGTAAATCATCTCTTAGTCGTTTTATATCGGATCTGTGCGTCTCCTATTTTAATAAAACTCCCAAGTTTAACAATGAGATGATTAATAAACATAACCTTACTTCTCCAATTATTAACGCCAGAAAGAAAGTAGTTAATGGATTGCTTAGTCAGTATATGGTACCAAAGCTTGGGATTATTGGTTCAGGCCCAGAATTAGCCATCTTTAAGTGTTTGCTTGATTACACACGTATCGTGGTTGAAGATGAGCAAAGTGTAGTGCTAGCTGATTTACAAACTCTTATGGATAAGGGGCTTGTCTCAACACTTTTGAAACTAAAGTCGATACTAACAGAGGCAGTCGAAGGGTTAACTATATATCAAATACTTGAAGTTATGTGCAATCCTCCATTTGGAGTGAGAATGGGTGTTATCCCTATTTTACTAGCAATAGTTTTACGCGAACAAAAAAGAGAGGTATTATTATTAGACATAAAAGGTAAAGAATTCCCATTAAATGCTGAAAATATAGATAATGCCCTGATGGATCCAAAAGGATACCTTTTGTTAAAGGAAAATTGGTCACAAGAGAAGACCTTGTTGTGTCATGAGTTAGAGGTGTTATTCAAGGAATATATTGATGATGATTCTAGTTTATCGGGACCCACAAAACAAATCGCAGATGCCTTTAGGCGATGGCTTTTCTCAATACCAAGGTTTACCCGAGATTCTAAAGGGTTGACCCAGGGAGCAAAGACCTTAAGAAAATTACTGAAGTCTGAAAATCTTACCAGTACAAAGCTTATATTCCAGGAAATTCCCAACTTATTAGGGGTTCAAAGTTTAACATGTGAGAACGACGTAACTACTGTTATTTCTAGACTCTCAACTTTAAAGGATGAGATCGATGGATATCTTTCAGCAACTCTAGTTAATTTAGAGCAAGATCTAATTCGATCAGTTGAGTTAGGTACTATAAATTCCCCTTCATTATTAGCAAGTTTAAAAACTTGGTATGAATTATTGCCACTTGAGAAACGTAATAACTTGTATTCTGACGGCACACAAAATCTTATTGATCTTGTTTCATCGTTCGCAGGAGAAAACTCATTTGATTTTTTAAACAGGTTGATTAGAAGCTTAACTGGTCTAAGGCCAGAGGATTGGAATGATCAAACGGTCAAGGGCGTACTGCAAATATTTACAGATATGTTACATGAGATTGCTAGCTTTGAATATGTGGCAAGACAAGAAGGAGATATAAGTGCCTCGACTGAAGTGGAAATTACTTTTCCTCAGGAAGATGGAACGTCGGTGAAACGAATATTTTCGAAAGGCTCAGTGTCTCAAACGGGGAATCTATTACAGAATGTCCTTTGGTCCTATATTACTGAGTATGGTGATTCTGTGACTAATAATGAAAAACGGCAAATTGTGCTCACTATTCTTGAAAAATTAGTTAAGAGTTAG
- a CDS encoding DUF4007 family protein codes for MGSKMAFARHQTFHFREGWLTKGLRKIEEQPNVFMAKDGMEQLGIGSNMVKALRYWLVATNLTYETTGGNKEQKLTDVGRAIYKSDKYLEEEFTLWLIHFQLATNKEVATAWYWFFNVFKHKEFDEDLFINELEFWINEQENDAKEVSRGSLKRDFDCIISTYCVQKTNGSSPEDNLMCPLQELGLIELVDTKRKRYRFTRRKVEQIDKELFLYAILKFMDSNGHKKDIDLDVLLSAEGSIGRIFVLGVTELIQVLEMLQVSGFLRLNKTAGLNQVTIIQESDPISIIKEYYYQIGANQDE; via the coding sequence ATGGGTAGTAAAATGGCTTTTGCCAGACACCAGACGTTTCACTTCAGAGAGGGATGGTTGACCAAAGGATTAAGAAAAATAGAGGAACAACCCAATGTTTTCATGGCGAAAGATGGTATGGAACAACTTGGTATCGGTAGCAATATGGTAAAAGCCCTCCGATATTGGCTTGTTGCAACAAATCTCACCTACGAAACAACGGGAGGAAATAAAGAACAGAAACTTACGGATGTAGGAAGAGCTATCTATAAGTCTGATAAATACCTCGAAGAAGAATTTACTTTGTGGCTTATTCATTTTCAATTAGCTACGAACAAAGAAGTAGCAACTGCCTGGTATTGGTTTTTTAATGTGTTTAAACACAAAGAGTTTGATGAAGATCTCTTTATAAATGAGTTAGAATTTTGGATTAATGAGCAAGAAAATGATGCTAAAGAGGTTTCGAGAGGATCCTTAAAAAGGGATTTTGATTGCATCATTAGTACTTACTGTGTACAAAAAACTAATGGTTCTAGTCCAGAAGATAATTTAATGTGTCCTTTACAGGAATTAGGGCTAATTGAACTTGTAGATACAAAAAGGAAGCGATATCGGTTTACTAGGCGGAAGGTTGAGCAAATAGACAAAGAGCTTTTTTTATATGCAATTTTAAAATTTATGGATAGTAACGGTCACAAAAAGGATATCGATTTAGATGTCTTGCTTTCTGCTGAAGGAAGTATTGGTAGGATATTTGTGCTTGGGGTAACCGAGTTAATTCAAGTATTAGAGATGTTACAGGTAAGTGGATTTTTACGCTTAAATAAGACGGCTGGATTAAACCAAGTTACTATAATCCAAGAAAGTGACCCTATTAGTATAATTAAGGAGTATTATTATCAAATAGGAGCCAATCAAGATGAATAA
- a CDS encoding phosphoadenosine phosphosulfate reductase family protein produces MSEKENDMKLYWCGECNIPVYKTTCPLCLSKTNYFAMDARPVFPEEVTLLEILLHKKGQLQGRSIWNTKGNRYYADGNLLKEFSVQEIIREWDPDQVHRLFLEEKNNGFDYDSFDSMVAKFILANKKRLQKLEYDSFEFIKMASEKYEKRINMVSFSGGKDSTVVSCLVRRALGAADILHIFGNTTLEFPTTYEYLELFQKYNRRVPFFKPKSDRNFFELSETIGPPSRVMRWCCTVFKTGPIADIIDKLSVDELGKDGIKNDNKILTFYGIRRSESTQRSKYDAISKSPKIAKQIVASPIIDWIDADVWLYLLSHDEAFNHAYRLGFSRVGCLVCPNNSDWAYFLNRVHFPEQSTKWRDFLVSFASKIGKLDAEEYIDSGNWKARQGGNGMEVGFSTVKFEPCATETNARNYTLTRPITKNLYEYFKPYGNLDFERGRTLLGEVYVWARKDKKREKPLLRLQGKIGQNHLKIIIDPKVFHKEYPRKSLLLLENWIDCQLRKYQACIACGGCPAICKMKAITVIDEQYRIDSYKCIGCMECIAHYDKGCLVTKVTQTRGLI; encoded by the coding sequence ATGTCGGAAAAGGAAAACGATATGAAACTTTATTGGTGTGGAGAGTGCAATATTCCGGTGTATAAGACAACTTGCCCGCTTTGTCTCAGCAAGACTAATTATTTTGCAATGGATGCACGACCGGTATTTCCTGAAGAGGTTACTCTTTTAGAGATATTATTACATAAAAAAGGCCAACTTCAAGGTCGAAGTATTTGGAATACTAAGGGGAATCGCTATTATGCGGACGGAAATCTTCTCAAAGAGTTTTCTGTACAAGAAATCATTAGAGAATGGGATCCTGATCAAGTGCACCGTCTATTCCTAGAAGAAAAAAATAACGGATTTGATTATGATTCATTTGATTCAATGGTAGCTAAATTTATACTGGCCAATAAAAAGCGCCTTCAAAAGCTTGAATATGATAGTTTTGAGTTTATAAAGATGGCTTCAGAAAAGTATGAAAAACGAATTAATATGGTTTCGTTCAGCGGGGGGAAAGATTCAACAGTTGTTTCTTGTTTAGTGAGAAGAGCTTTAGGTGCAGCTGATATATTACACATCTTCGGAAATACAACCTTAGAGTTTCCTACAACTTATGAATACCTAGAGTTATTCCAAAAATATAATCGCCGAGTTCCATTTTTCAAGCCAAAGTCAGATCGAAATTTTTTCGAGTTATCTGAGACTATTGGACCTCCGAGTCGGGTAATGCGCTGGTGTTGCACGGTTTTTAAAACAGGACCTATTGCAGATATCATCGATAAATTAAGTGTTGATGAATTGGGTAAAGATGGTATTAAGAACGATAATAAAATATTAACTTTTTATGGTATCCGCCGAAGTGAATCTACACAGAGAAGTAAATACGATGCTATTTCAAAGAGTCCGAAAATTGCTAAACAAATAGTAGCATCACCTATTATTGATTGGATTGATGCGGATGTTTGGCTATACTTACTATCCCATGATGAAGCGTTTAATCATGCGTATCGTTTGGGTTTTTCACGCGTAGGTTGTTTGGTGTGTCCTAACAATAGTGATTGGGCATATTTCTTAAACAGGGTGCATTTTCCAGAACAGTCCACTAAATGGAGAGATTTCCTCGTCTCATTTGCAAGTAAAATAGGTAAACTTGATGCTGAAGAATATATTGACTCTGGAAATTGGAAGGCTAGACAAGGTGGCAATGGTATGGAGGTAGGCTTTAGCACGGTGAAATTTGAACCTTGCGCCACTGAAACCAATGCGAGAAACTACACGTTAACCAGACCCATAACTAAAAATTTGTATGAATATTTTAAGCCATATGGAAACCTAGACTTTGAACGTGGAAGAACGTTACTTGGGGAAGTATACGTTTGGGCTAGGAAAGATAAAAAAAGGGAGAAGCCTTTACTTAGGTTACAGGGGAAAATAGGACAAAACCACCTTAAGATTATTATTGATCCGAAAGTTTTTCACAAGGAATACCCACGTAAGAGCTTATTGTTATTAGAGAATTGGATTGATTGCCAACTCCGAAAATATCAGGCCTGCATAGCATGTGGAGGATGTCCGGCTATTTGTAAAATGAAGGCTATAACAGTTATAGACGAACAATATCGGATAGACTCTTACAAATGCATAGGCTGTATGGAGTGTATTGCACATTATGATAAAGGTTGTTTAGTAACCAAGGTAACTCAAACGAGGGGGCTCATATAA
- a CDS encoding phospholipase D-like domain-containing protein, with protein MGLLFSNEIKKQLEVELGQATNNIHIVSAYCKKSAMQFIESCIVNPMQGKKLMVRFAYDDILKGASDLEVYDFCRNNGWQLYMRLDLHAKTYIFDKMRCIVGSANLTARGINIADNANYEIALLTSVSEEEMCRIENLFDGAVLVTNELYELMQQCLVSRGNQNTYNCENWSDDILNHFDPKIEVLFTYDFPNCNSLSYLKDDSLDFLGLSTGWTVLTVKKAFVKCNVYRWLKAVLEERPSNEIYYGELSALIHNTIINDPKPYRKEVKELQTNLLNWITELDIKEIGIDRPHHSQRIRLVSKEDAN; from the coding sequence ATGGGATTACTATTTTCCAACGAAATTAAAAAACAGCTTGAGGTTGAGCTTGGGCAGGCCACAAATAATATTCATATTGTTAGTGCCTACTGCAAAAAGTCTGCCATGCAGTTTATCGAAAGCTGTATTGTAAATCCAATGCAAGGCAAAAAGCTAATGGTACGCTTTGCTTATGACGATATACTCAAAGGTGCGTCTGATTTAGAGGTTTATGATTTTTGCAGGAACAATGGTTGGCAATTGTATATGCGCCTTGATTTACATGCAAAAACATATATTTTCGATAAGATGAGATGCATTGTAGGCAGTGCAAACCTGACAGCAAGAGGTATTAATATCGCAGATAACGCAAATTATGAAATTGCATTACTGACATCTGTTTCAGAAGAAGAAATGTGTCGCATTGAAAATCTGTTTGATGGTGCGGTGTTAGTAACTAATGAACTTTATGAGCTAATGCAACAATGCCTTGTTAGTAGAGGTAATCAAAATACTTATAATTGTGAAAATTGGAGTGATGACATACTGAACCACTTTGATCCAAAGATTGAAGTGCTTTTCACATATGATTTTCCAAACTGCAATTCTTTGAGCTACTTAAAAGATGATTCGCTTGATTTCTTAGGGCTAAGCACGGGATGGACGGTGTTAACAGTAAAAAAAGCATTTGTGAAGTGTAATGTGTATCGCTGGCTCAAAGCGGTGCTTGAGGAAAGACCCAGTAATGAAATCTATTACGGAGAATTGTCTGCTTTGATACATAATACAATTATTAATGACCCTAAGCCTTATCGCAAAGAGGTTAAGGAACTGCAAACAAATCTGCTTAATTGGATTACTGAGCTTGATATCAAAGAAATAGGAATTGATAGACCTCATCATTCACAAAGAATTCGCTTAGTCAGTAAGGAAGATGCAAATTAA
- a CDS encoding ATP-binding protein, translated as MAQRIVNIEQMGDALRNTGYKSIENAISEIIDNSIEASANNIFVLVSESIDEISHRKYVSEFAFLDNGDGMDVEKLESCLGIGFTTRSERKGIGRFGVGLPQASLHVCPAVDVYSWQNGYENCKKVFLDIDLVGAGKQTEIEDPIKSRVPEKFEKFLKYNTGEKQYDFTKSGTLVHWKKCDRVSPKTIRSLFQRLEFALGQKFRYLIKLNTHSIKLIHIENEEFNFEVMPNDPMLLMEGNYVLGNPDKPEELLQRKNNPNAVPLFEPYTNESCLDGVVKIPVEYQDKETRKLMQSTVKVAFSKVKDIFYDKTAFPSKDPGSTPMGKHVAKMEGISVVRADREIDFGMFDFYKNINQPQHRWWGCEIRFNPELDEAFGVSNNKQHVELREVRPEDYDEGELKPVWLQINSVISNTISKIYNENKEIRAKSRTVDDLKTPVSEIINTVEVNNDADSETKKIKNETPIKKLIEKNKEVLIEQGVDVVTDEEVIQYMKNKVNIFYKDLRNGPFFDYSFSLGSCQVDINTSHIFYQKFFPHIESKPETKTAFELFIAAFVKTLDETAIGDKKEIADVIVQEWNIKLRRYINEQANYGK; from the coding sequence ATGGCACAACGAATTGTAAATATTGAACAAATGGGAGATGCACTTAGAAATACAGGATACAAAAGCATTGAAAATGCTATTTCAGAGATTATTGATAACTCTATTGAAGCTTCAGCAAACAATATTTTCGTGTTGGTTTCAGAATCGATTGATGAGATATCACACAGAAAGTATGTATCGGAGTTTGCATTTCTTGATAACGGCGATGGCATGGATGTAGAAAAATTGGAGTCATGCTTAGGTATTGGATTTACTACACGTTCAGAAAGAAAAGGTATAGGCAGATTTGGCGTGGGTTTACCACAAGCTTCATTGCATGTATGTCCAGCAGTTGATGTTTATTCATGGCAGAATGGATATGAGAATTGTAAAAAAGTTTTTCTTGATATAGATTTAGTGGGGGCAGGTAAACAAACTGAAATTGAAGACCCTATAAAATCTCGTGTCCCCGAAAAGTTTGAAAAATTTCTTAAGTACAATACGGGTGAAAAGCAATATGATTTCACAAAAAGCGGTACACTCGTGCATTGGAAGAAATGTGATAGAGTAAGCCCTAAAACAATACGCTCTCTTTTCCAAAGATTAGAGTTTGCATTAGGTCAAAAGTTTAGATATTTGATCAAGCTTAATACTCATAGTATTAAGCTTATTCATATTGAAAACGAAGAATTTAATTTTGAGGTTATGCCGAACGATCCAATGTTGCTTATGGAGGGAAACTATGTTCTTGGAAATCCGGACAAGCCTGAAGAATTACTACAAAGAAAAAATAATCCAAATGCAGTACCCTTGTTTGAGCCATACACAAATGAAAGTTGCTTAGACGGTGTTGTGAAAATACCTGTTGAATATCAAGATAAGGAGACGCGCAAATTAATGCAATCTACTGTTAAAGTAGCCTTTTCTAAAGTCAAAGACATTTTTTATGATAAAACTGCATTTCCATCAAAAGACCCCGGCTCAACCCCTATGGGTAAACATGTAGCCAAAATGGAAGGCATTTCCGTTGTGAGAGCTGACAGAGAGATTGATTTTGGTATGTTTGACTTTTACAAGAATATAAACCAACCTCAGCACAGATGGTGGGGCTGTGAGATTAGATTTAACCCGGAGCTTGATGAAGCTTTTGGAGTGTCAAATAATAAGCAGCATGTTGAGCTTCGTGAAGTAAGACCAGAAGATTATGATGAAGGAGAGCTAAAACCTGTATGGTTACAGATTAATTCCGTGATAAGCAATACGATCAGCAAAATTTACAATGAAAATAAGGAAATTAGAGCTAAGTCTCGAACAGTTGATGACCTAAAAACTCCTGTAAGCGAAATAATAAATACAGTTGAAGTAAACAACGATGCAGATAGTGAAACAAAAAAAATCAAGAATGAAACCCCTATTAAGAAACTTATTGAAAAGAATAAGGAGGTATTGATAGAACAGGGCGTAGATGTTGTCACCGATGAAGAAGTAATTCAATATATGAAAAACAAAGTAAATATTTTTTATAAGGATTTACGCAATGGCCCGTTCTTTGACTACTCATTTAGCTTGGGCAGCTGTCAAGTTGATATAAATACTTCTCACATATTTTACCAGAAGTTTTTTCCTCATATTGAATCAAAGCCTGAAACAAAGACTGCTTTTGAATTGTTTATCGCAGCTTTTGTTAAAACACTTGATGAAACAGCAATTGGAGATAAAAAAGAGATAGCAGATGTTATTGTACAGGAGTGGAATATTAAGTTAAGAAGGTATATTAATGAACAAGCCAACTATGGAAAATAG
- a CDS encoding DEAD/DEAH box helicase, giving the protein MNTQVIRTQMLSFSLESLKRFLGTNLIDTLLEWTPDNTAFVTKARLTDMILTIHGVNILKKSEFRKCLLRTFSEKTILSFSVLMSAADRNITDPNDLINKIVVSPWRNNSVSKKILEILEIEEEIFDTTIIQEPSQESITSPERFYELLDYQFVIKQRILNNLTSGIELNRMLIHMPTGTGKTKTAMHTICHYYNFNLNKNGLVIWVAHTTELLQQAYDTFISVWKHLGSGDVTACKLWGNHNINASDFDYNGIVFCGIQKLISMVSSSPEIVEQLIQNCRLIVFDEAHKAAALETKKAIEKFMIKKHDMPDRGLVGLTATPGRFTEMDVSNDLLAAMFGNKLISIDIEVMNLINMSRVEALNIKVEADTISYFQNKRILAKIKKEQLIYQHSLSAEELSKIKDTAKNNGYVDFTDKALEIIGRNKSRNLRILQRLRELYAERIPTIVFACSVEHGQLLASMLSIENIPNALVIGDMIPQERAEAIRAFKDRDNPINILINFEVLTTGFDSTNIKCVFIARPTQSVVLYSQMLGRGLRGPQMGGNEECLLIDVKDNLEKYDEKLAFGHFNNYWKA; this is encoded by the coding sequence ATGAATACACAGGTTATTCGAACACAGATGTTAAGCTTTAGCTTGGAAAGCCTAAAAAGGTTTTTAGGTACCAATTTAATAGATACATTATTAGAATGGACACCTGATAATACGGCCTTTGTTACTAAAGCAAGATTAACGGATATGATTTTGACCATTCATGGAGTCAACATCTTAAAAAAATCAGAGTTTAGGAAATGCCTATTAAGGACTTTTTCAGAAAAAACGATTCTATCCTTTTCGGTACTCATGTCAGCTGCAGATCGAAATATAACCGATCCAAACGATTTGATAAATAAAATTGTTGTTTCCCCATGGAGAAATAATAGCGTAAGCAAAAAAATATTGGAAATTTTAGAAATTGAAGAAGAGATTTTTGATACTACTATTATTCAAGAGCCTTCACAAGAATCAATTACTTCTCCAGAAAGGTTTTATGAGCTTTTGGATTATCAGTTCGTTATTAAACAAAGGATTTTGAACAATTTAACCTCCGGTATTGAGCTTAATCGTATGCTTATACACATGCCAACAGGTACAGGTAAGACTAAGACCGCAATGCATACGATATGTCATTATTATAATTTTAACTTAAATAAAAACGGATTAGTTATTTGGGTAGCTCATACAACAGAGCTATTGCAACAGGCTTATGATACTTTTATTTCTGTTTGGAAACATTTGGGTAGTGGCGATGTAACAGCTTGTAAATTGTGGGGTAACCATAATATTAACGCAAGTGACTTTGATTACAATGGTATCGTTTTTTGCGGAATACAGAAGTTAATATCAATGGTATCAAGCTCACCTGAGATCGTAGAACAACTAATTCAAAATTGCAGACTTATAGTTTTTGATGAAGCGCATAAAGCTGCAGCTTTAGAAACGAAAAAAGCAATCGAAAAGTTTATGATAAAAAAACATGATATGCCGGATAGAGGTTTAGTTGGTTTGACTGCTACTCCTGGAAGATTTACTGAAATGGATGTTAGTAATGATTTATTAGCGGCTATGTTTGGGAACAAGCTGATTTCAATTGACATAGAAGTTATGAATTTAATTAATATGTCACGAGTTGAAGCTCTCAACATAAAAGTTGAAGCCGACACTATTTCTTACTTCCAAAACAAACGCATTTTAGCAAAGATCAAAAAAGAACAACTGATTTACCAACATAGCTTGTCGGCTGAAGAACTAAGCAAAATTAAAGATACTGCGAAGAACAATGGATATGTGGATTTCACAGACAAAGCTCTCGAGATCATTGGGAGAAATAAGAGCAGGAATCTAAGAATACTGCAAAGGCTAAGAGAACTGTATGCCGAAAGGATACCGACTATAGTTTTTGCCTGTTCGGTCGAACATGGTCAGCTATTGGCATCTATGCTTTCAATTGAGAACATACCTAATGCTCTGGTTATAGGAGATATGATACCACAGGAACGAGCTGAGGCTATTAGAGCTTTCAAGGATAGAGATAATCCTATAAATATACTTATTAACTTTGAAGTCCTAACTACAGGCTTTGATTCAACAAACATTAAATGTGTGTTTATTGCCAGACCGACCCAATCTGTTGTTTTGTATAGTCAAATGCTTGGACGAGGATTAAGAGGTCCTCAAATGGGTGGAAATGAAGAGTGTCTACTCATTGATGTTAAAGATAATCTGGAAAAATACGATGAAAAATTAGCTTTTGGTCATTTCAATAATTACTGGAAGGCATAG